The Pantoea vagans genome includes a window with the following:
- a CDS encoding biotin-dependent carboxyltransferase family protein, producing MIEIEQSGALNTVQDLGRFNFRHMGVSVSGVMDPLALRAGNLLLGNEENAAAIEVQLFPFRVRFLQDTSIAVTGADCRTTLDGVPLPPWWGCGVRAGQVLEMRYPRSGARGYLCIAGGIDVPVVLGSRSTALRGSFGGLEGRPLQRGDRLPLGESHASALPASGIGIEPPDSALSAHFPRNSAGEIQLRAIPSGEYPLFAADAPRFWQQSWQVSNQSNRTGYRLAGDPIFPSETIEMRSYGLIPGIVQVPPGGEPIIQLSDANTAGGYPKIAGVIEQDLWRLGQVLPGQSIQLIQSDAREAIAIDQEVTRWLSRLRLSCPPLRKALTA from the coding sequence GTGATTGAGATTGAACAAAGCGGTGCGCTTAACACAGTGCAGGATCTGGGACGCTTTAATTTTCGCCATATGGGCGTCTCGGTCAGTGGTGTGATGGATCCCCTGGCATTGCGCGCGGGCAATCTGTTGCTGGGGAATGAAGAGAATGCCGCGGCGATCGAAGTTCAACTGTTCCCGTTTCGCGTACGCTTTCTGCAAGACACCAGTATCGCCGTGACGGGCGCAGACTGCCGTACCACGCTGGATGGCGTCCCCCTGCCGCCTTGGTGGGGTTGTGGCGTGCGGGCGGGCCAGGTACTGGAAATGCGTTACCCTCGCAGTGGCGCGCGCGGTTATCTTTGCATCGCGGGCGGCATTGACGTGCCCGTGGTGCTGGGTTCACGAAGCACCGCACTGCGCGGCAGCTTTGGTGGACTGGAAGGCCGTCCATTACAACGCGGCGATCGGCTGCCGCTGGGTGAATCGCACGCCTCAGCCCTTCCCGCCAGTGGGATTGGCATCGAACCGCCGGACAGCGCCCTGAGCGCGCATTTCCCGCGTAACAGTGCCGGTGAGATTCAGCTACGCGCGATTCCATCGGGTGAATATCCGCTGTTTGCTGCTGATGCACCGCGCTTCTGGCAACAATCCTGGCAGGTTTCCAACCAAAGCAACCGTACCGGTTATCGGCTGGCGGGCGATCCGATTTTCCCCTCTGAAACCATCGAAATGCGCTCCTATGGCCTGATACCGGGCATTGTGCAGGTGCCACCTGGCGGCGAACCCATTATTCAGTTGAGCGATGCTAACACCGCAGGCGGTTACCCGAAGATTGCCGGGGTGATCGAGCAGGATCTGTGGCGTTTGGGACAAGTGCTTCCCGGCCAGTCGATCCAGCTGATCCAGAGCGATGCGCGTGAAGCGATAGCGATCGATCAGGAAGTCACACGCTGGCTCAGCCGTCTGCGTCTCAGTTGCCCGCCGCTGCGCAAAGCGTTGACGGCATAA
- a CDS encoding 5-oxoprolinase subunit PxpA, producing the protein MKIDVNSDMGEGFGVYQLCDDAALMKVVSSANIACGFHAGDPAIMTRMVRLAKENGVGIGAHPGLPDRQGFGRRELPFSAEEICQQVAYQLGALTAIAQAEGTKVSHFSFHAAMGNIVNRDEALAQQVMALIARINPDLIVFAQPDTIIERAAQQVGLKTLTLFLADRAYDAQGRLVPRGIAGSVIKEETALRARVRQFLQHGTVTTFEGEEISVRARSILVHSDTPGSLALATIVRSEIEASGHQVAPAAEVVAQ; encoded by the coding sequence ATGAAGATTGATGTGAATTCCGATATGGGCGAAGGCTTTGGCGTTTATCAACTGTGCGATGACGCTGCGTTAATGAAGGTGGTGTCATCAGCCAATATCGCCTGCGGATTCCACGCGGGCGATCCGGCGATCATGACCAGGATGGTACGGCTGGCCAAAGAGAACGGTGTTGGAATTGGCGCCCATCCCGGCCTGCCCGATCGTCAGGGTTTTGGCCGCCGTGAATTACCGTTCAGCGCCGAAGAGATTTGCCAGCAGGTGGCGTATCAACTGGGTGCGCTGACGGCGATTGCCCAGGCGGAAGGCACCAAAGTGTCACACTTCAGCTTCCATGCAGCGATGGGCAATATCGTCAATCGCGATGAGGCACTGGCACAGCAGGTGATGGCGCTGATCGCCCGCATCAATCCAGATCTGATTGTGTTTGCCCAACCCGATACCATTATTGAGCGTGCGGCGCAGCAGGTGGGACTGAAAACCCTGACGCTGTTCCTGGCAGATCGCGCTTATGATGCGCAAGGACGTCTAGTGCCGCGCGGCATTGCCGGTTCCGTAATTAAAGAAGAGACCGCGCTGCGCGCCCGCGTGCGCCAGTTCCTGCAGCATGGCACCGTGACCACGTTCGAAGGGGAAGAGATTAGCGTGCGTGCGCGCTCGATTCTGGTACACAGCGACACGCCGGGTTCACTGGCGCTCGCGACTATTGTGCGCAGTGAAATTGAAGCCAGCGGCCATCAGGTGGCACCCGCCGCAGAAGTCGTCGCGCAGTAA
- a CDS encoding pyridoxal phosphate-dependent aminotransferase, which produces MPEIADRLKNVTVSASVAMTQKARDLAAQGVDVVALSTGEPDFPTPPHAIEAAYAAARAGDTRYPPTDGTPALRKAIQLKFKRDNQLDYDVSQILTAGGAKQIIFNAIMATINPGDEVVIPTPSWISYADIVKFAGGVPVPLPCAQENGFKPLPADLDAAITDKTKWLLLNYPSNPTGSVASKAELLALGEVLLRYPQVWIMTDDIYEHLIYDDVRFYTLAQVEPRLYDRVLTVNGVSKAYSMTGWRLGFCGGPVPLIKAMSNVNTQNSGGVCTLTQAAAVAVLEGPQDLLQERAGIYRERRDYVLERLTSIDGLRCHKPEGAFYLFVNIEGLIGKTSAGGRLITNDADFVLALIEEQHVVTVQGAAYGMSPFFRISYATSMERLQTGCDRIAAFCAGCR; this is translated from the coding sequence ATGCCCGAGATAGCCGATCGATTAAAGAATGTCACCGTTTCCGCCTCCGTAGCCATGACCCAGAAAGCGCGCGACCTCGCGGCGCAGGGCGTGGATGTGGTGGCGCTCTCCACCGGTGAACCTGATTTCCCCACACCGCCTCATGCTATTGAAGCCGCTTACGCCGCCGCGCGCGCGGGTGATACGCGTTATCCACCAACCGACGGTACGCCTGCACTGCGCAAAGCGATTCAACTGAAGTTCAAGCGTGACAATCAGCTGGATTATGACGTTAGCCAGATTCTGACCGCGGGTGGCGCGAAGCAGATCATCTTTAACGCCATCATGGCCACCATCAATCCGGGTGACGAAGTGGTGATCCCTACGCCGTCTTGGATCAGCTATGCCGATATCGTGAAATTTGCTGGCGGCGTGCCCGTGCCGCTACCGTGCGCGCAGGAGAACGGATTTAAGCCGTTGCCCGCCGATCTTGATGCTGCCATCACGGATAAGACCAAATGGCTGCTGCTGAACTATCCGAGTAACCCTACCGGTTCGGTTGCCAGCAAAGCTGAGCTACTGGCGCTGGGCGAGGTGCTGTTGCGCTATCCGCAGGTGTGGATCATGACCGATGATATCTATGAACACCTGATTTATGACGACGTACGTTTTTACACCCTGGCGCAGGTTGAGCCGCGCCTGTATGACCGTGTGCTGACGGTGAACGGCGTGTCTAAAGCTTATTCAATGACGGGCTGGCGCCTCGGCTTCTGTGGTGGCCCTGTCCCCCTGATTAAAGCCATGAGTAACGTCAATACGCAGAACAGTGGTGGTGTGTGCACTTTGACGCAAGCCGCAGCGGTGGCGGTACTGGAAGGCCCACAGGATCTGCTGCAGGAGCGTGCAGGTATTTACCGTGAGCGCCGTGATTACGTGCTGGAGCGCCTGACCTCGATTGACGGTTTACGCTGCCATAAGCCAGAGGGCGCGTTTTATCTGTTTGTAAATATTGAAGGATTGATTGGCAAAACCAGCGCGGGTGGACGATTGATCACCAATGATGCTGATTTTGTGCTGGCGCTGATCGAAGAGCAGCACGTGGTGACGGTGCAGGGCGCCGCTTACGGGATGAGTCCTTTCTTCCGTATTTCTTACGCCACCAGCATGGAGCGTTTGCAAACCGGTTGTGATCGCATCGCAGCGTTCTGCGCCGGTTGCCGTTAA
- the nac gene encoding nitrogen assimilation transcriptional regulator NAC produces MNLRRLKYFVKIVDVGSLTQAADILHIAQPALSQQLATLEGEVNQQLLIRTKRGVTPTEAGKTLYSHAQSILRQCEQAQSAIDLVGASLSGSVSVGLAPGTAAQNLALPLMMEVQQQHPGIVLYFNENFGTTLSELIMNGRMDMAVIYDHRSIHGLRFMPLMKEDLCFVCPFSLAKPVKEIPLAQVAQYDLFLPRIYNIMRKVLDDAFTQNNLQYRVKCEIESQTTLNAALSAGLGTTIMPESAARALLKNGDTWMAKIVEPDVQASLSFCMSDHLPLSQPAEAVKSILLSLMSRRNVENHPLTLVG; encoded by the coding sequence ATGAATCTTCGTCGCCTGAAGTATTTTGTTAAAATTGTTGATGTCGGTAGCCTGACTCAAGCCGCAGATATTCTTCATATCGCTCAGCCTGCGCTCAGCCAGCAGCTGGCCACGCTGGAGGGGGAAGTCAATCAACAGCTCTTGATCCGTACCAAGCGCGGGGTCACGCCAACCGAAGCAGGCAAAACACTCTATTCTCATGCCCAGTCCATTTTGCGCCAGTGCGAACAGGCGCAAAGTGCGATTGATTTGGTGGGTGCATCTCTCAGCGGCAGCGTCTCGGTGGGTCTGGCACCTGGCACCGCCGCGCAAAACCTCGCGTTGCCGCTGATGATGGAAGTGCAGCAACAGCATCCTGGCATCGTGCTGTATTTCAATGAAAACTTCGGCACCACGCTCAGCGAATTGATCATGAATGGACGCATGGATATGGCAGTGATCTACGATCATCGCAGCATCCATGGCCTGCGCTTCATGCCGTTGATGAAAGAAGATTTATGCTTCGTCTGCCCGTTCAGCCTGGCGAAACCGGTTAAAGAAATTCCGCTGGCACAGGTTGCACAATACGACCTGTTCCTGCCGCGCATTTATAACATCATGCGCAAAGTACTGGATGACGCCTTCACGCAAAACAACCTGCAGTATCGCGTGAAATGCGAGATCGAATCACAAACCACGCTGAATGCCGCCCTCAGCGCAGGTTTAGGCACCACCATCATGCCGGAGTCTGCCGCACGTGCGCTGCTGAAAAACGGTGATACCTGGATGGCGAAGATAGTTGAGCCAGATGTACAGGCCTCACTGTCGTTCTGTATGTCCGACCACCTGCCGCTCTCCCAGCCAGCTGAAGCAGTGAAATCGATTCTGCTGTCGTTGATGTCTCGTCGCAATGTCGAGAACCATCCGCTGACCCTGGTGGGATAA
- a CDS encoding acetyl-CoA carboxylase biotin carboxyl carrier protein has translation MEKTAIPLPTLRALARKMQSSGLNSLALEGKQWSVRLTFAPACPSPVILAEETPPATQAIGAPMPGTLLRRHPLSQQDFVQPGQQVEAQDLLAVVQVGPLYVPVLSPLKGRVHQLTQPSNSPVEYAEEIMTIQSDSE, from the coding sequence ATGGAAAAAACCGCGATACCGCTGCCCACGCTGCGTGCGTTGGCGCGCAAAATGCAAAGCTCCGGCCTCAACAGTCTGGCACTTGAGGGCAAACAGTGGTCAGTACGTCTGACCTTCGCCCCAGCATGCCCCTCCCCCGTTATCCTGGCAGAGGAAACCCCACCGGCGACACAGGCGATTGGCGCCCCCATGCCGGGTACGCTGCTGCGCCGCCATCCTCTTAGCCAACAGGATTTTGTTCAGCCCGGTCAGCAGGTAGAAGCTCAGGATCTGCTCGCCGTGGTGCAGGTTGGCCCCTTGTATGTTCCGGTGCTCAGCCCGCTAAAAGGGCGTGTACACCAACTGACTCAACCCTCGAACAGCCCGGTTGAATATGCGGAAGAAATCATGACTATTCAGTCAGATAGTGAGTAA
- a CDS encoding SDR family oxidoreductase: protein MPFSDYKTALVTGASAGMGEAIVERLCKEGITVHAVARRKEQLAALADRTGCIPHAVDVSDVNALTALCKDLEIDILVNNAGLSHPGSILDADENVVETQVDVNLRAVLHLCRLLVPGMVARDRGHVFNITSIAAIYNFNGNSVYHATKAGVHALSRQLRVDCYGKRVRITEICPGRVATDIFGNVSGDHDDARRRFIDGFELPQAKDIADCVAFALSAPVAVNIGNIEITPTLQVPGGLSTMRPGDRTA from the coding sequence ATGCCATTTTCAGATTATAAAACCGCGCTGGTCACTGGCGCATCCGCCGGTATGGGCGAAGCGATTGTTGAGCGTCTGTGCAAAGAAGGCATCACCGTGCACGCCGTCGCGCGTCGCAAGGAACAACTGGCCGCACTGGCCGATCGCACTGGCTGCATTCCCCATGCGGTGGATGTCAGTGACGTTAATGCGCTGACGGCACTGTGCAAAGATCTCGAGATCGACATTCTGGTGAATAACGCTGGCTTGTCGCACCCTGGCTCAATCCTCGACGCAGATGAGAATGTGGTGGAGACGCAAGTTGACGTCAACCTGCGTGCGGTTTTACACCTGTGCCGTTTGCTGGTCCCTGGCATGGTGGCTCGTGACCGTGGCCATGTGTTCAACATCACGTCGATTGCCGCGATTTACAACTTCAACGGCAACTCGGTGTACCACGCCACCAAAGCCGGTGTGCATGCCCTGTCACGCCAGCTGCGCGTTGACTGTTATGGCAAACGCGTGCGTATCACCGAAATCTGCCCTGGCCGTGTCGCCACCGATATCTTCGGCAATGTCTCTGGCGACCACGATGACGCTCGCCGCCGCTTCATTGATGGCTTCGAACTGCCGCAGGCCAAAGACATCGCCGACTGCGTAGCCTTTGCGCTCTCTGCCCCGGTGGCGGTGAATATCGGCAACATCGAAATCACCCCGACGCTGCAGGTGCCGGGCGGTCTTTCCACTATGCGACCGGGCGACCGCACCGCGTAA
- a CDS encoding amino acid ABC transporter permease: MALDFSSVITGHYGQMIVDGTVVTLELALGAWLLAMVLALLLVVIRLTENRIAVGLVKAYVSYHRNVPTLIQLMMWYFAIPTLLPESVQMLIVDYNAEFLFSLVALGLCQAAYFSEDIRSGLRAIPDGQNEAARALGMSYVRAMRSVILPQGIRNALPSVINHTVLLFKNTSLAMVIGVAELTYVTRDIENQTFRTFESYLVATVGYLFFSLLLMGLGALLARRFQRVYAR, translated from the coding sequence ATGGCACTTGATTTCAGCAGTGTGATAACCGGCCATTACGGCCAGATGATCGTTGACGGAACGGTGGTCACCCTTGAACTGGCGTTAGGTGCCTGGCTGCTGGCAATGGTTCTTGCCCTGCTGCTGGTGGTGATCCGCCTGACGGAAAATCGTATTGCCGTTGGGCTGGTCAAAGCGTATGTCTCCTATCACCGTAATGTGCCCACCTTAATTCAGTTAATGATGTGGTACTTCGCGATCCCTACGCTGCTGCCGGAATCCGTGCAGATGCTGATAGTCGATTACAACGCTGAGTTTCTGTTCTCACTGGTTGCGCTCGGACTGTGTCAGGCCGCGTATTTCTCCGAAGACATTCGCAGCGGCCTGCGCGCCATTCCTGATGGACAAAACGAAGCGGCTCGCGCACTGGGCATGAGCTATGTGCGCGCCATGCGTTCCGTGATCCTGCCACAGGGCATTCGCAACGCGCTGCCATCCGTCATTAACCACACCGTGCTGCTGTTTAAAAACACCAGTCTGGCGATGGTCATCGGCGTGGCGGAGCTGACCTATGTCACCCGTGATATTGAGAACCAGACTTTCCGTACCTTCGAGTCCTACTTAGTGGCAACCGTGGGTTACCTGTTCTTCTCCCTGCTGCTGATGGGCCTTGGCGCGCTGCTGGCCCGCCGCTTCCAACGCGTCTACGCGAGGTAA
- a CDS encoding amino acid ABC transporter permease, translated as MFEIFTILHDNGMLLLMGQYPNGPLGGVLCTLLISVLAVLFAFPIGVLLGLARLSPWRWLSWPATCWVYLLRGIPLMMVVFWTYFCVPLLIGHNISGFATMLCTLVIYESAYIAEIVRGGIQALPHGQYEASRALGMSHLKTLRLVILPQALFNTLPSLVSQLVSIIKDSTLGYVINVPELTFAANQVSNQLLTKPFQVFAIVALSYYIICFSLTWLANKLEAHIAQKRRQPPQANANANVAPAVMLTKTSSQ; from the coding sequence ATGTTTGAGATTTTCACCATTTTGCATGACAACGGCATGCTGCTGTTAATGGGCCAGTACCCTAATGGCCCGCTGGGCGGCGTGCTCTGTACCCTGCTGATTTCAGTGCTGGCCGTGCTCTTTGCTTTCCCCATCGGGGTGCTGCTGGGTCTGGCGCGACTGTCTCCGTGGCGCTGGCTGAGCTGGCCTGCCACCTGCTGGGTCTATTTGCTGCGCGGCATTCCCCTGATGATGGTGGTGTTCTGGACCTACTTCTGCGTACCGCTACTGATTGGCCACAACATCAGCGGCTTCGCCACCATGCTGTGTACGCTGGTGATTTACGAAAGTGCCTACATCGCCGAAATCGTACGTGGCGGCATTCAGGCCTTGCCACACGGACAGTATGAGGCCTCACGTGCGCTGGGTATGAGCCACCTCAAAACCTTGCGTTTGGTGATTCTGCCGCAGGCGCTGTTCAACACCTTGCCAAGCCTGGTGAGCCAGTTGGTGTCGATCATCAAAGACTCGACGCTCGGCTACGTGATTAACGTACCGGAGCTGACCTTTGCCGCGAATCAGGTGAGCAACCAGTTACTGACGAAACCGTTCCAGGTATTTGCGATTGTGGCGCTGAGCTATTACATCATCTGCTTCAGCCTCACCTGGCTTGCCAATAAACTCGAAGCGCATATTGCGCAGAAACGTCGCCAACCGCCGCAGGCCAATGCCAATGCCAATGTGGCACCCGCGGTGATGCTGACTAAAACCTCTTCGCAATAA
- a CDS encoding amino acid ABC transporter ATP-binding protein yields the protein MSPMIMFNQVNKWYGAYQALTDLSAEINTGEVVVVCGPSGSGKSTLIRTVNRLEPIDNGQIVFNGIDIHGSSTRLNHLRTRIGFVFQSFNLFPHVSVAENIMMSPMKVLGVKRAEARQQAGELLERVGLSHKADAYPAQLSGGQQQRVAIARALAMKPPVMLFDEPTSALDPEMVGEVLSVMRSLAQEGMTMMCVTHEMNFAREVADTIWFMDQGQILEKATPENFFNQPQHPRAQRFLSDLRSH from the coding sequence ATGAGCCCAATGATCATGTTTAATCAGGTCAACAAATGGTACGGCGCTTATCAGGCGCTGACTGACCTGAGTGCCGAAATCAACACCGGTGAAGTAGTGGTGGTGTGTGGTCCGTCCGGTTCGGGTAAATCGACACTGATCCGCACCGTCAATCGCCTCGAACCGATTGATAACGGCCAAATTGTGTTTAATGGCATTGATATTCACGGCAGCAGCACGCGGTTGAACCATCTGCGCACCCGGATTGGCTTTGTGTTTCAGAGCTTCAACCTGTTCCCACACGTCTCGGTGGCTGAAAACATCATGATGTCGCCGATGAAAGTGTTGGGTGTGAAACGTGCCGAGGCGCGCCAGCAGGCGGGGGAGTTGCTGGAGCGAGTGGGGTTATCCCATAAAGCGGATGCCTACCCGGCACAGCTCTCCGGCGGCCAGCAGCAACGCGTGGCGATTGCCCGTGCGCTGGCGATGAAACCACCGGTGATGCTGTTTGATGAACCGACCTCCGCGCTCGATCCCGAGATGGTCGGCGAAGTCTTGTCGGTGATGCGCAGTCTGGCGCAGGAAGGCATGACCATGATGTGTGTGACGCACGAAATGAATTTTGCCCGCGAAGTGGCGGATACCATCTGGTTTATGGATCAGGGGCAAATTCTGGAGAAAGCGACGCCTGAGAACTTCTTCAATCAGCCACAGCACCCGCGTGCGCAGCGCTTTTTGAGTGATTTGCGATCGCATTGA
- a CDS encoding Gfo/Idh/MocA family protein, protein MINGIKALNRSLRWGMVGGGGTSQIGYIHRSAALRDGNFVLQAGAFDLNAERGRAFGASLGVDAERCYPDYETMFAAEAAREDGIEAVSIATPNNTHFTICRAALNAGLHVVCEKPLCFTTAEADELEKLCAEKKKIIGVTYGYAGHQLIHQAREMIAEGLLGEIRIINMQFAHGFHNEAVELQNESTKWRVDPRFVGPSYVLGDLATHPLFIAETMVPKLQVKRLLCSRQSFVKTRAPLEDNAFVMMEYDNGAVGTMWASAVNCGSMHGQKVRVIGEKASLEWWDEQPNQLRYEVQGEPVQILERGMGYLHRTALADDRIGGGHPEGMFEAWSNLYRRFALAMDATDRGDEAFLADFWYPDVHAGLMGVRWVEQCVQSADAGAVWVDC, encoded by the coding sequence ATGATTAACGGCATTAAAGCACTGAATCGTTCCCTGCGCTGGGGCATGGTCGGCGGCGGTGGCACCAGCCAGATAGGTTACATTCATCGCTCTGCAGCACTACGTGATGGCAACTTTGTCCTCCAGGCTGGCGCGTTTGATCTTAATGCTGAGCGTGGTCGCGCCTTTGGTGCCTCTCTGGGGGTCGATGCCGAGCGCTGTTATCCCGACTACGAAACGATGTTCGCCGCTGAGGCCGCGCGTGAAGATGGCATCGAAGCGGTGTCCATCGCGACCCCCAACAATACCCATTTCACCATCTGCCGTGCTGCACTCAATGCAGGCCTGCATGTGGTGTGTGAGAAACCGCTCTGTTTCACCACTGCAGAAGCGGACGAGCTGGAAAAACTCTGTGCCGAGAAGAAAAAGATCATTGGTGTCACTTACGGTTATGCCGGACATCAGCTGATTCATCAGGCACGCGAGATGATCGCTGAAGGGCTACTGGGTGAAATTCGCATTATCAATATGCAGTTCGCGCACGGTTTCCATAATGAAGCTGTCGAGTTGCAAAACGAAAGCACCAAATGGCGTGTCGATCCGCGGTTTGTCGGACCAAGCTATGTGCTGGGGGATCTGGCAACGCATCCGCTGTTTATCGCCGAAACCATGGTGCCTAAACTGCAGGTGAAACGCCTGTTGTGCAGTCGCCAGAGCTTTGTCAAAACCCGCGCACCGCTGGAAGATAATGCCTTTGTCATGATGGAGTATGACAACGGTGCGGTGGGCACCATGTGGGCTTCCGCCGTCAACTGTGGTTCGATGCACGGGCAGAAGGTGCGCGTGATTGGCGAGAAGGCCAGCCTGGAGTGGTGGGATGAGCAGCCAAACCAGCTGCGTTATGAAGTGCAGGGTGAACCGGTGCAGATACTGGAGCGAGGGATGGGTTACCTGCATCGCACGGCACTGGCGGACGATCGTATTGGCGGTGGCCACCCAGAAGGGATGTTTGAAGCCTGGTCAAATCTCTATCGTCGTTTTGCGCTGGCGATGGATGCCACCGACCGGGGCGATGAGGCATTCCTTGCTGATTTCTGGTATCCGGATGTGCATGCCGGTTTGATGGGCGTGCGCTGGGTTGAGCAGTGTGTGCAGTCAGCGGATGCCGGTGCGGTGTGGGTGGATTGCTAA